In a genomic window of Helianthus annuus cultivar XRQ/B chromosome 10, HanXRQr2.0-SUNRISE, whole genome shotgun sequence:
- the LOC110885090 gene encoding uncharacterized protein LOC110885090 produces the protein MRRSRHNSALQVQDDWPIRKALTLSDVDITHPFLTLPRQPVETYILVHLTQSECEHLLNREQVPINAQDDDTGDVYIMKLKWRGSYYNLIGKWGRIVRSKGLDVGQVIKIRWFDGCLHFSVPQQDITVPPLQVIPAPAVHDQWPIRKVLTLSDVDTNHPFLPLARRSVEDHILVHWTPQQRELLRSEEQVNLNARDVDTGEIYVMKLRWRGNYYNLIGKWGKIIRSKGLGVGKEIKIRWANGCLHFSVPYEQVIEPATIPVIQQHRQQQHQHHHQQQQHHHHHHQQQHQQQQHYQQQQHDEWPIKKALTLSDVDTNHPFLTLPGKSVEDHILLYWASQAREQLRNEYQINVNARDYDTGDSFLMKLKCRGSYYNLIGKWGQIIRSKGLQVGQEIKVRWDNGYLVFSVPE, from the coding sequence ATGAGGCGTTCAAGACACAATAGTGCGTTGCAAGTACAAGATGATTGGCCTATCAGAAAGGCCCTCACACTTTCGGATGTCGACATTACTCACCCCTTTCTCACTCTACCCCGCCAGCCTGTCGAGACTTACATCCTTGTGCATTTGACACAATCCGAGTGTGAACATTTACTCAACCGAGAGCAAGTACCCATCAATGCTCAAGATGACGACACCGGTGATGTTTATATAATGAAACTAAAATGGCGTGGGAGTTATTACAATCTTATCGGCAAATGGGGTAGAATTGTTCGTAGCAAAGGACTTGACGTTGGACAAGTGATAAAAATCCGTTGGTTTGACGGTTGTTTACACTTTTCGGTCCCGCAGCAAGATATTACTGTACCACCGTTACAAGTTATTCCCGCACCTGCGGTGCATGACCAGTGGCCTATTAGGAAGGTTTTAACACTATCTGATGTCGACACTAATCATCCTTTCCTACCGTTGGCACGAAGATCGGTGGAAGATCATATCCTTGTTCACTGGACCCCGCAACAACGAGAGCTGCTTAGAAGTGAAGAGCAAGTGAATTTGAATGCACGCGATGTCGATACAGGGGAGATATATGTGATGAAGCTGAGGTGGCGTGGTAATTACTACAACTTGATCGGAAAATGGGGGAAAATTATTCGGAGTAAGGGATTAGGTGTCGGGAAAGAGATCAAGATTCGATGGGCTAATGGTTGTTTGCACTTTTCGGTCCCGTATGAGCAGGTAATCGAGCCTGCAACAATCCCAGTGATACAACAACACCGACAACAAcaacaccaacaccaccaccaacaacagcaacaccaccaccaccaccaccaacaacaaCACCAACAACAGCAACActaccaacaacaacaacatgaCGAATGGCCGATCAAAAAGGCGTTAACATTGTCTGATGTGGATACAAATCATCCGTTTCTTACATTACCTGGAAAATCAGTTGAAGATCACATTCTTTTGTATTGGGCTTCACAGGCTCGAGAGCAATTACGAAATGAGTATCAGATTAACGTCAATGCTCGAGATTATGACACTGGTGATTCATTTTTGATGAAGTTGAAGTGCCGTGGAAGCTACTACAACTTAATTGGAAAATGGGGGCAAATCATCAGATCAAAGGGTTTGCAAGTCGGACAAGAGATTAAGGTTCGTTGGGATAATGGATATTTGGTTTTTTCGGTTCCTGAATAA